The proteins below come from a single Prolixibacter sp. NT017 genomic window:
- a CDS encoding xylulokinase, translating into MYLLGFDVGSSSVKASILNGETGEIVSSAFYPKKEMAITAKQAGWAEQEPSGWWENLKLATQEAMQVGNVSANAIGAIGISYQMHGLVLVDKHQEVLRPSIIWCDSRASEIGQNAFEKLGEERCLADLLNSPGNFTAAKLKWVKENEPELFGRIDKFMLPGDYIGMKMTGEVRTTISGLSEGIFWNFRENGLSEMLMKEFGFQDNLAAELVPTFGIQGLVTDKAAKELGIKAGIPVAYRAGDQPNNALSLNVLQPGEIATTAGTSGVVYGVSDTVKYDPLSRVNSFAHVNHSETANRLGVLLCINGTGILNSWLNRHVGNETLSYPEMNDLAAQVPVGSDGVSVLPFGNGAERVLENKEIGAQISGLNFNIHDRRHLFRAAQEGIVFSFRYGMDIMKEMGIDAKVIRAGKANMFLSPVFRETLANISGATIELYNTDGSVGAARGAGIGAGYYSGFEEAFSGLKRLEVVEPDQSKVEATEAAYQKWLDTLNRFI; encoded by the coding sequence ATGTATCTACTGGGATTTGATGTAGGAAGCTCGTCTGTAAAAGCTTCCATTTTAAACGGAGAAACCGGCGAAATCGTCAGTTCGGCTTTTTATCCGAAAAAGGAAATGGCTATTACCGCTAAGCAGGCGGGATGGGCCGAACAAGAGCCATCGGGTTGGTGGGAGAATCTGAAACTGGCAACACAGGAAGCGATGCAAGTTGGTAATGTGTCTGCCAACGCCATTGGTGCTATCGGGATTTCCTACCAGATGCACGGCCTGGTATTGGTAGATAAGCATCAGGAAGTATTACGGCCTTCTATTATTTGGTGCGACAGCCGGGCTTCGGAAATTGGGCAGAATGCGTTTGAGAAGCTCGGTGAAGAGCGTTGCTTGGCCGATTTGCTGAACTCCCCCGGAAACTTTACGGCTGCCAAGCTAAAGTGGGTGAAGGAGAACGAACCGGAACTGTTCGGTCGCATCGATAAGTTTATGCTGCCCGGTGATTACATTGGTATGAAAATGACCGGGGAAGTAAGAACAACGATTTCCGGCCTGTCGGAAGGAATTTTCTGGAACTTCCGTGAAAACGGGCTTTCGGAAATGCTGATGAAGGAATTTGGTTTTCAGGATAATCTGGCAGCTGAATTGGTTCCCACATTCGGTATTCAGGGATTGGTGACCGATAAAGCCGCAAAAGAGTTGGGCATCAAGGCCGGTATTCCCGTAGCATATCGTGCCGGCGATCAGCCTAACAATGCGCTTTCGCTAAATGTGTTGCAGCCTGGGGAAATCGCTACGACAGCCGGAACATCGGGGGTTGTGTACGGCGTGAGCGATACGGTGAAATATGATCCGCTTTCGCGTGTGAATAGCTTTGCACACGTGAACCATTCGGAAACAGCTAACCGCCTGGGAGTACTCCTTTGCATCAACGGTACCGGTATCCTTAATTCTTGGTTGAACCGCCATGTGGGGAATGAAACCTTATCGTATCCTGAAATGAATGATTTGGCGGCGCAGGTTCCGGTTGGTTCCGACGGTGTTTCTGTTCTTCCTTTTGGAAACGGAGCTGAACGCGTGCTGGAAAACAAAGAAATCGGAGCACAAATCAGCGGACTGAATTTCAATATCCACGATCGCAGGCACCTGTTCCGTGCAGCGCAGGAAGGCATCGTATTCTCTTTCCGATACGGAATGGACATCATGAAAGAGATGGGCATTGATGCGAAAGTCATTCGGGCCGGTAAAGCCAACATGTTCCTCAGTCCGGTCTTCCGTGAAACACTGGCCAATATCTCCGGTGCTACCATCGAGTTGTACAATACCGATGGCTCAGTTGGGGCTGCGCGTGGAGCGGGCATCGGGGCCGGTTACTATTCCGGTTTTGAAGAAGCTTTCAGCGGGTTGAAAAGGTTGGAAGTAGTTGAGCCGGACCAGAGCAAAGTCGAAGCAACGGAAGCGGCCTATCAAAAATGGTTAGATACACTGAATCGATTTATTTAA
- the xylE gene encoding D-xylose transporter XylE → MKSNKGSATYIFALTLVATLGGLLFGYDTAVISGATGALKSFFITPLYSDPALAAQVILEYKFIVSLCLVIVAVLLGSFLVKLYGSKKGGIYMAVLAIVAILIWYFRFWAQPNELTEGMANAINGFTISSALVGCIIGGSLGGYISQTLGRRNGMMLAAFLFTLSAIGSAIPDKMNFLGFELVSSFIFYRVVGGIGVGLASMIVPMYIAEIAPAGIRGKLVSWNQFAIIFGMLVVYFVNYAIASQGNDTWLDTIGWRWMFASETIPAGLFFFLLFIVPESPRYLVMADKDAQAEKVLNRLVGVSQSKSVLQDIKKTLVERKAPWLSFGGLVIIIGVFISIFQQFVGINVVLYYAPEIFRNMGSGTDTSLLQTIIVGAVNLTFTVVAILTVDKLGRKPLMIIGAVGMAFSMLALGLMFYIGNVGIAALIFMLLYTASFAVSWGPVAWVMLAEIFPNSIRGAMSIAVAAQWVANLIVSWTFPIMNDSTALTNTFHHGFAYWIYGIMGILAAVFMWKVVPETKGRTLEEMEGLWGRKHHSQSSGE, encoded by the coding sequence ATGAAAAGTAATAAAGGAAGTGCGACATATATTTTTGCACTCACCCTGGTTGCCACACTTGGAGGGCTGTTATTTGGATATGACACGGCTGTTATTTCCGGGGCAACCGGAGCACTCAAGAGCTTTTTTATCACTCCTTTATATTCAGATCCGGCTCTTGCCGCACAAGTGATTCTGGAATACAAATTTATCGTTTCGCTATGTCTGGTTATCGTTGCGGTGCTACTGGGCAGTTTCCTGGTGAAGCTTTACGGAAGCAAAAAGGGAGGAATTTACATGGCTGTATTAGCCATTGTTGCTATCCTGATTTGGTATTTCCGTTTTTGGGCACAACCCAACGAGCTGACGGAGGGAATGGCAAACGCTATTAACGGCTTTACGATTTCCAGTGCGCTGGTGGGCTGTATCATAGGTGGATCGCTGGGAGGCTACATCAGTCAAACGCTTGGCCGTCGCAACGGAATGATGCTGGCAGCTTTCCTGTTTACTTTGTCTGCTATCGGCTCTGCGATTCCTGATAAGATGAACTTCCTGGGTTTTGAACTGGTGAGTTCGTTTATCTTCTATCGCGTCGTGGGCGGTATCGGCGTTGGTCTGGCATCGATGATTGTGCCGATGTACATTGCCGAGATTGCTCCGGCTGGCATTCGCGGAAAGTTAGTATCATGGAACCAGTTTGCTATCATTTTCGGAATGTTGGTAGTTTATTTTGTGAATTACGCCATTGCCAGTCAGGGAAACGATACCTGGCTCGATACCATCGGGTGGCGATGGATGTTTGCTTCTGAAACCATCCCGGCAGGATTATTCTTCTTCCTTTTGTTTATCGTTCCGGAATCGCCACGCTACCTGGTGATGGCGGACAAGGATGCTCAGGCGGAAAAGGTATTGAATCGACTGGTGGGAGTGAGTCAGTCAAAGTCTGTTTTGCAAGATATTAAGAAGACACTGGTTGAACGAAAAGCACCCTGGCTCTCTTTTGGAGGCTTGGTGATTATCATCGGTGTGTTTATCTCCATTTTCCAGCAGTTCGTCGGCATCAACGTGGTTCTTTACTATGCACCGGAGATTTTCCGGAACATGGGCTCGGGAACCGATACATCGCTGTTGCAAACCATTATTGTTGGGGCCGTTAATTTGACTTTTACGGTAGTAGCAATTTTAACGGTTGACAAACTGGGACGTAAACCGTTGATGATTATCGGTGCCGTTGGAATGGCCTTCTCGATGCTCGCATTAGGTTTGATGTTTTATATCGGTAACGTGGGAATTGCAGCGCTGATATTCATGTTGCTCTACACCGCATCATTTGCCGTTTCGTGGGGACCAGTTGCCTGGGTAATGTTGGCAGAGATTTTTCCCAACTCCATTCGTGGTGCGATGTCCATAGCAGTAGCGGCACAATGGGTGGCAAACCTCATTGTATCGTGGACTTTTCCGATTATGAATGATTCGACTGCACTAACCAATACGTTCCACCACGGATTCGCCTATTGGATTTACGGAATCATGGGAATTTTGGCCGCAGTGTTTATGTGGAAAGTCGTTCCGGAAACCAAAGGAAGAACACTGGAGGAAATGGAAGGACTGTGGGGAAGGAAACATCATTCTCAATCCAGCGGTGAGTAA
- a CDS encoding carboxypeptidase-like regulatory domain-containing protein: MKTKAIILTILISAGIHLTAKAQENETDGKKPVFVTGIVFDRKEMKPLPETVFMVNHQNSSITDDDGKFSFWGSPGDTITARYVGYKEVNMVVPDTLSASEYLMGVFMSPDTVQIKEVIIFPRNYNLMSEMKQLPVDEKNLMNAQQNVDLGTVQGLTRSPKTYDADMNTRNTMRKYQMQAEYKGLKVSPANSVGISTGTITPSNFLYGKPILHKGKLKKQVISNNEQDVVIGRYQAYLAKKWKKYDEIKKEKQKEVNPN, translated from the coding sequence ATGAAAACGAAAGCAATCATTCTGACGATTTTGATATCAGCAGGCATTCACCTGACTGCAAAAGCGCAGGAAAATGAGACCGATGGGAAAAAACCGGTGTTTGTTACCGGCATTGTATTTGACAGGAAAGAGATGAAGCCTCTTCCGGAAACGGTATTCATGGTGAACCATCAAAATAGTTCGATCACCGACGACGATGGGAAGTTTTCGTTCTGGGGCTCGCCGGGCGACACTATCACCGCCAGGTATGTAGGATACAAAGAGGTAAACATGGTTGTTCCGGATACCTTATCCGCTTCGGAATACCTGATGGGAGTTTTCATGTCACCCGATACCGTGCAGATTAAAGAGGTTATTATTTTCCCAAGAAACTACAACCTGATGAGTGAAATGAAGCAATTGCCGGTGGATGAGAAAAATCTGATGAATGCTCAACAGAATGTTGACTTGGGAACGGTTCAGGGATTGACCCGATCGCCAAAAACGTATGATGCTGACATGAATACCCGGAATACCATGCGAAAATACCAGATGCAGGCGGAATATAAAGGATTGAAAGTAAGTCCGGCAAACAGTGTGGGCATCTCAACCGGAACCATTACTCCGTCGAACTTTCTTTACGGAAAACCGATTCTTCACAAGGGAAAACTGAAAAAACAGGTCATTTCGAACAACGAACAAGACGTAGTTATTGGACGGTACCAGGCATATCTTGCCAAAAAGTGGAAAAAATATGATGAGATAAAGAAGGAAAAACAAAAAGAGGTGAATCCGAATTAA
- a CDS encoding proline dehydrogenase family protein, translated as MPKKLVWIFSKRYIAGENIEDALRESRKLNAEQTMVTVDILGEYIKELSEATENKKQYIELIKRFTDEKIDGNFSVKPSMFGLLLDKESCYQNIREIVAAADECDSFIRVDMEDSTCTDAEVEIFRRLKAEFPTRVGLVVQSYMRRTLSDVRDLMDMHSEEAPLNFRLCKGIYVEPVEVAYKKYQEVRDHYLEDLEYMLQNGIYVGIATHDKYLVDKAFELLEKYNTPKDKYEFQMLYGVTPDLRSRIMSAGHRMRVYVPYGVEWFGYSTRRLKENPNMAWLIIKALFVRG; from the coding sequence ATGCCTAAAAAGTTGGTCTGGATTTTCTCCAAACGTTACATTGCTGGTGAAAATATTGAAGATGCACTTCGGGAATCGAGAAAACTGAATGCTGAACAGACCATGGTGACTGTTGATATTTTGGGTGAGTATATCAAAGAATTATCAGAAGCCACTGAGAACAAGAAACAGTATATCGAGCTTATCAAGCGGTTTACCGACGAGAAGATTGATGGTAATTTCTCGGTAAAACCGTCGATGTTCGGCTTGTTGCTCGACAAGGAGAGTTGTTACCAGAATATCCGTGAAATTGTTGCCGCAGCGGATGAGTGTGATTCCTTTATCCGGGTAGACATGGAAGATTCCACCTGCACAGACGCTGAAGTTGAGATTTTCCGTCGGTTGAAAGCTGAATTTCCTACCCGTGTAGGATTGGTTGTTCAGTCGTATATGCGTCGCACGCTGAGTGATGTTCGCGACCTGATGGATATGCATTCCGAAGAAGCTCCGCTGAATTTCCGGTTGTGCAAAGGTATTTATGTCGAGCCGGTTGAAGTTGCCTACAAGAAATACCAGGAAGTTCGCGATCACTATTTAGAGGATTTGGAGTACATGTTGCAAAACGGGATTTATGTTGGTATTGCTACGCATGACAAATATCTCGTTGATAAAGCATTCGAATTACTCGAGAAATACAATACACCTAAGGACAAATACGAATTCCAGATGTTGTATGGAGTAACGCCTGATTTGCGCAGCCGCATCATGAGTGCCGGTCATCGCATGAGGGTTTACGTACCTTATGGAGTGGAGTGGTTTGGTTATTCAACCCGCCGTTTGAAAGAAAATCCGAACATGGCATGGTTGATCATCAAGGCTCTGTTTGTCCGCGGTTGA
- the xylA gene encoding xylose isomerase, producing MEILKGKKAYFPEIGQVKFEGPDSRNPLAFKWYDENRVVAGKTLKEHLRFAVAYWHTFCGEGGDPFGPGTKVFPWATAQNPMDVAREKLDAAFEFITKINAPFYCFHDTDLVGDGSVFEIEKRLAQLLPEMKAKQEASGVKLLWGTANVFSNPRYMNGAATNPDFNVLTNVATQIKNAIDATIELGGTNYVFWGGREGYMSLHNTDTRRELDHLGQFLTMARDYARKNGFEGTFLIEPKPMEPTKHQYDYDSQTVIGFLRQHNLDKDFKLNIEVNHATLAGHSFTHELRMAADANMLGSIDANKGDYQNGWDTDEFPTNIYEVTEAMMEIIQAGGFTNGGINFDAKLRRNSTDLEDIFIAHVSGMDTFARGLIIADKILNESDYLERRKQRYASFDSGKGAEFEAGKLTLEQLREVASEVGEPEQISGKQELFEQMINWYI from the coding sequence ATGGAAATTTTAAAAGGAAAGAAAGCTTATTTTCCCGAAATCGGGCAGGTTAAATTTGAAGGACCGGATTCACGTAATCCGCTGGCATTTAAATGGTATGATGAGAATCGTGTCGTAGCCGGAAAAACACTGAAAGAGCACTTGCGTTTTGCTGTTGCTTACTGGCACACGTTCTGCGGCGAAGGTGGTGATCCATTCGGTCCCGGAACGAAAGTTTTCCCATGGGCAACCGCGCAGAACCCAATGGATGTGGCCCGCGAAAAACTGGATGCAGCATTTGAGTTTATTACCAAAATAAATGCCCCGTTTTACTGCTTTCACGATACCGACCTGGTAGGGGACGGTTCTGTTTTCGAAATTGAAAAACGACTGGCGCAGCTGCTTCCGGAAATGAAAGCCAAGCAGGAAGCTTCTGGTGTTAAGCTGCTTTGGGGTACTGCCAACGTATTCAGCAACCCACGTTACATGAATGGTGCAGCCACAAACCCGGATTTCAATGTATTGACAAATGTGGCAACACAGATTAAGAATGCAATTGATGCGACCATCGAATTGGGTGGAACCAACTATGTATTCTGGGGCGGACGCGAAGGTTATATGAGTCTCCACAATACGGATACCCGCCGCGAACTGGATCATTTAGGACAATTTCTCACGATGGCTCGTGATTATGCCCGCAAGAATGGCTTTGAAGGTACCTTCCTGATTGAGCCCAAGCCGATGGAACCGACCAAGCATCAGTACGACTACGATTCGCAAACGGTTATCGGATTCCTGCGTCAGCACAATCTTGATAAAGACTTCAAACTTAATATCGAGGTAAACCATGCTACGCTGGCTGGTCATTCATTTACACACGAGTTAAGAATGGCTGCCGATGCCAACATGCTGGGATCTATCGATGCTAACAAAGGTGATTACCAGAACGGCTGGGATACCGATGAATTTCCAACCAACATTTACGAGGTAACCGAAGCCATGATGGAAATTATTCAGGCAGGTGGATTTACCAACGGTGGTATCAACTTCGATGCAAAACTGCGTCGTAATTCTACCGACCTGGAAGACATCTTCATTGCTCACGTTTCCGGTATGGACACTTTTGCCCGTGGTCTGATTATCGCGGATAAAATTCTGAACGAAAGCGATTATCTGGAGCGTCGTAAACAACGTTATGCTTCATTCGATAGCGGTAAAGGAGCCGAATTCGAGGCTGGTAAACTAACCCTCGAACAGTTGCGTGAAGTCGCCAGTGAAGTGGGCGAACCCGAGCAAATCAGCGGCAAGCAAGAGCTATTTGAGCAGATGATCAACTGGTACATTTAA
- a CDS encoding GntR family transcriptional regulator, with product MNEFSFTPNPDSTVLKFQQLVDAVIDAINRKALQEGDALPSVNQLIKESSMSRDTVFKAYAELKKRGIVEAIPNKGYFVASNQQRVFLFLDTFKAYKEVLYSSFKESLPEDIVVDVNFHHYNINVFESIIQNSVGKYNTYIVMNFDHPDVSRIIKKIPADRLLVIDWKINAGSEHSRVYQDFGDSVTQCLEEGQHLLQKYEEIVCVYPEYTYHPYDSVEAIERFCREKGLRFSVVKEVKKLEMTVGRAYLVFEDIDLGSLLKQVRSKKFQLGRDIGILSYNDTPMKEFVMGGITVISTDFVKMGEAAAGFVTGDEKLDRVIPTHLVIRESL from the coding sequence ATGAATGAATTTTCGTTTACACCGAATCCTGATTCGACTGTGCTGAAATTTCAGCAGTTAGTTGATGCTGTGATTGATGCCATTAACCGCAAAGCTTTACAGGAAGGAGATGCCCTGCCGTCGGTGAATCAGTTGATTAAGGAGTCGTCGATGTCGCGGGATACGGTATTTAAAGCATATGCTGAGCTCAAAAAGCGGGGGATTGTCGAAGCCATTCCTAATAAGGGATATTTCGTGGCCAGCAATCAACAGCGTGTGTTTCTGTTTCTCGATACATTCAAGGCTTATAAGGAGGTTTTGTATTCATCTTTCAAAGAGTCGCTTCCGGAAGATATCGTGGTCGATGTGAATTTTCATCACTACAACATCAATGTTTTTGAGAGTATTATCCAAAACAGTGTAGGTAAGTACAATACCTACATTGTCATGAATTTCGACCATCCTGATGTATCCCGCATTATTAAGAAAATACCAGCTGACAGGCTGCTGGTTATCGACTGGAAGATAAATGCCGGATCGGAACACTCTCGTGTTTACCAGGATTTTGGCGATTCAGTCACTCAGTGTCTGGAAGAAGGCCAACATCTTCTGCAGAAGTACGAAGAAATTGTGTGTGTATATCCGGAATATACGTATCACCCTTACGATTCAGTGGAGGCGATTGAGCGATTTTGTAGGGAGAAAGGTCTACGATTTTCGGTTGTAAAAGAGGTTAAGAAATTGGAGATGACCGTCGGAAGGGCCTATCTGGTATTTGAGGATATTGACCTGGGGAGCTTGTTAAAGCAGGTGCGCAGCAAGAAGTTCCAGTTGGGAAGAGATATTGGAATCTTGTCCTATAACGATACCCCGATGAAAGAGTTTGTGATGGGAGGCATTACGGTTATTTCAACCGATTTTGTAAAGATGGGAGAAGCGGCTGCGGGTTTTGTAACCGGCGATGAAAAGCTCGATAGGGTGATTCCAACCCACCTGGTCATTCGGGAATCATTGTAG